The proteins below come from a single Streptococcus porcinus genomic window:
- the rplC gene encoding 50S ribosomal protein L3, with product MTKGILGKKVGMTQIFTESGEFIPVTVIEATPNVVLQVKTVETDGYEAVQVGFDDKREVLSNKPAKGHVAKANTAPKRFIREFKNIEGLEVGAEITVDTFEAGDVVDVTGTSKGKGFQGVIKRHGQSRGPMAHGSRYHRRPGSMGPVAPNRVFKNKHLAGRMGGNRVTIQNLEIVQVIPEKNVILIKGNVPGAKKSLITIKSAVKAAK from the coding sequence ATGACAAAAGGAATCTTAGGGAAAAAAGTGGGAATGACTCAAATCTTCACTGAATCAGGTGAATTTATCCCTGTTACTGTCATCGAAGCAACTCCAAACGTTGTACTTCAAGTTAAAACTGTTGAAACAGATGGCTACGAAGCAGTACAAGTTGGTTTTGATGACAAACGCGAAGTATTGAGCAACAAACCTGCCAAAGGCCATGTAGCAAAAGCTAACACAGCTCCTAAGCGCTTCATTCGTGAATTCAAAAACATTGAAGGCTTAGAAGTTGGTGCAGAAATCACTGTTGATACATTTGAAGCTGGAGATGTCGTTGATGTAACGGGTACTTCAAAAGGTAAAGGTTTCCAAGGTGTTATCAAACGTCACGGGCAATCACGTGGACCTATGGCTCATGGTTCTCGTTACCATCGTCGTCCGGGTTCAATGGGACCTGTTGCGCCTAACCGTGTTTTCAAAAATAAACACTTAGCAGGACGTATGGGTGGAAACCGTGTTACAATTCAAAATCTTGAAATTGTACAAGTAATTCCAGAGAAAAACGTTATCCTCATCAAGGGTAATGTACCAGGTGCTAAGAAATCTCTTATCACTATCAAATCAGCAGTTAAAGCTGCTAAATAA
- a CDS encoding low molecular weight protein-tyrosine-phosphatase, producing the protein MKKVCFVCLGNICRSTMAEFVMKSLVEEDGLIIESRGTSNWEQGNPIHSGTQNILKSYAIPYDSNKKSQQVTKEDLATFDYIIGMDQNNVADLRKLSAGHWDEKIFLFNHEGVPDPWYTGDFEETYRLVLKGCQEWLDTIKYNKDMS; encoded by the coding sequence ATGAAAAAAGTATGTTTTGTTTGCTTAGGAAATATTTGCAGAAGCACAATGGCAGAATTTGTAATGAAATCTCTAGTTGAGGAAGATGGGTTGATTATTGAAAGTCGTGGTACTTCTAATTGGGAGCAAGGAAATCCTATTCACTCTGGAACGCAGAACATTCTGAAAAGCTATGCTATTCCATATGATTCTAATAAAAAGTCTCAGCAGGTAACAAAAGAAGATCTGGCAACTTTTGATTACATTATAGGAATGGACCAGAATAACGTTGCTGATTTGCGAAAACTATCTGCAGGGCATTGGGATGAAAAGATTTTTCTTTTTAATCACGAAGGAGTACCAGATCCTTGGTATACGGGTGATTTTGAAGAAACGTATCGTTTAGTGCTAAAGGGCTGTCAAGAATGGCTTGACACAATAAAATATAACAAAGATATGAGTTGA
- the rplD gene encoding 50S ribosomal protein L4 has translation MANVKLFDQTGKEVSSVELNDAIFGIEPNESVVFDVVISQRASLRQGTHAVKNRSAVSGGGRKPWRQKGTGRARQGSIRSPQWRGGGIVFGPTPRSYGYKLPQKVRRLALKSVYSAKVAEDKFVAVEGLSFAAPKTAEFAKVLSALSIDTKVLVIVEEGNEFAALSARNLPNVKVATATTASVLDIVNSDKLLVTKEAISTIEEVLA, from the coding sequence ATGGCAAACGTAAAACTATTTGACCAAACTGGTAAAGAAGTTAGTTCAGTTGAATTAAACGATGCTATCTTCGGTATCGAACCAAACGAATCAGTTGTCTTTGATGTTGTAATCAGCCAACGCGCTAGCCTTCGCCAAGGTACTCATGCGGTTAAAAACCGTTCAGCAGTATCTGGTGGTGGTCGTAAACCATGGCGTCAAAAAGGAACTGGACGTGCTCGTCAAGGTTCTATCCGTTCACCACAATGGCGTGGTGGTGGAATTGTCTTCGGACCAACTCCACGTTCATACGGATACAAACTTCCCCAAAAAGTTCGTCGCCTTGCTTTGAAATCAGTTTACTCAGCAAAAGTTGCTGAAGATAAATTTGTAGCTGTAGAAGGCCTTTCATTTGCAGCACCAAAAACTGCTGAATTTGCAAAAGTTCTTTCAGCGCTAAGTATCGATACAAAAGTACTTGTTATCGTTGAAGAAGGAAATGAATTTGCAGCATTATCTGCTCGTAACCTTCCAAACGTTAAAGTTGCAACTGCAACAACTGCAAGTGTTCTTGATATTGTAAATAGCGATAAACTTCTTGTTACTAAAGAAGCAATCTCTACAATTGAGGAGGTTCTTGCATAA
- a CDS encoding MATE family efflux transporter has product MNVLNRKKILRIALPAMVENLLQMLMGFVDNFLVAQISLIAVSGVAMANNIITVYQAVFIALSSAISSLLARSIGQKDETKEIEYMAKAIMATLLLSFLLGLFNLFLGSFTLRLLGANGDLVKIGYEYLCVVGGMILSLGLLTSLGTIVRVRGMSKLPMHVSFLTNILNAILSSLSIYIFHLGITGVAWSTVFSRLIGIIVLGSFLPIKKVIKSMTLKIDWEMFSLALPAAGERLMMRLGDLLILMIVVHFGTEALAGNAIGENISQFNYMPGMAVATATVILVANLVGSQKEDQIHIFIRDAFMLSTLVMVLFSSLTFLATPLLVPLFTVNHQAYKAAEVVLLFSLLSAPATSGTLVYTALWQGLGNAKLPFYATSIGMWLIRIVAGYLLGIQFKLGLEGVWLATALDNLTRWLILKKVYDKRKSFNLH; this is encoded by the coding sequence ATGAATGTGTTAAATAGAAAGAAGATTCTAAGGATAGCCTTGCCAGCGATGGTGGAAAATCTTTTGCAAATGTTGATGGGATTTGTTGATAATTTTTTGGTAGCACAAATCTCATTAATAGCAGTCTCTGGCGTGGCTATGGCTAATAATATAATTACGGTCTACCAGGCGGTTTTCATTGCTCTTAGCTCAGCTATATCCAGTCTTTTGGCCCGCAGTATTGGCCAAAAAGACGAGACTAAAGAAATAGAATATATGGCCAAAGCTATCATGGCGACACTGTTACTGTCCTTTTTGTTAGGTCTATTTAATCTTTTTCTGGGATCTTTTACTCTTAGATTACTCGGTGCTAATGGTGACCTTGTCAAAATTGGTTACGAATATCTCTGTGTTGTTGGGGGAATGATCCTTAGTTTGGGTTTATTGACTAGTTTAGGCACCATTGTAAGAGTGCGTGGAATGAGTAAATTACCTATGCACGTTAGTTTTTTGACTAATATTTTAAATGCTATATTATCTTCTTTATCAATTTATATTTTTCACTTAGGTATTACGGGCGTGGCTTGGTCTACGGTGTTTTCTAGACTGATTGGTATTATTGTTTTGGGAAGTTTTCTTCCTATTAAAAAGGTAATAAAGTCAATGACCCTAAAAATTGATTGGGAGATGTTCTCGCTGGCGCTACCAGCAGCTGGTGAGCGTTTGATGATGCGTCTTGGAGATTTGCTGATTCTAATGATTGTTGTTCATTTTGGAACGGAAGCTTTAGCTGGAAATGCAATAGGGGAAAACATTAGTCAGTTCAATTATATGCCAGGGATGGCAGTAGCAACGGCTACGGTGATTCTAGTTGCTAATCTTGTGGGAAGTCAAAAAGAGGATCAGATTCACATATTTATTAGAGATGCATTTATGCTATCTACTTTGGTAATGGTGCTCTTTAGTTCTCTTACTTTTCTAGCTACTCCTTTATTAGTCCCCTTATTTACCGTTAATCATCAGGCTTATAAAGCTGCTGAAGTTGTACTTCTTTTTTCACTACTGAGTGCACCGGCTACTTCAGGAACGTTGGTTTACACTGCGTTATGGCAAGGACTGGGAAATGCTAAGTTACCTTTTTATGCGACAAGTATTGGGATGTGGCTTATTAGAATTGTAGCTGGCTACTTACTTGGAATTCAGTTCAAGCTTGGTTTAGAAGGAGTATGGCTGGCAACAGCCTTGGATAATTTGACAAGATGGCTAATTCTTAAAAAAGTATATGATAAACGAAAAAGTTTCAATTTACATTGA
- the rpsJ gene encoding 30S ribosomal protein S10: protein MANKKIRIRLKAYEHRTLDTAAEKIVETATRTGATVAGPVPLPTERSLYTIIRATHKYKDSREQFEMRTHKRLIDIVNPTQKTVDALMKLDLPSGVNVEIKL, encoded by the coding sequence ATGGCAAATAAAAAAATCCGTATCCGTTTGAAAGCGTACGAACACCGTACTCTTGATACAGCGGCAGAAAAAATCGTTGAAACTGCAACACGTACAGGTGCAACAGTAGCTGGACCTGTTCCACTTCCAACAGAGCGCAGTCTTTACACAATTATTCGTGCGACTCACAAATATAAGGACTCTCGCGAACAATTTGAAATGCGTACTCACAAACGTCTTATTGATATTGTGAATCCAACTCAAAAAACTGTGGACGCTCTTATGAAGCTGGACTTACCAAGTGGTGTTAACGTAGAAATCAAATTATAA
- a CDS encoding 50S ribosomal protein L23 — protein sequence MNLYDVIKKPVITEKSMYALEEGKYTFEVDTRAHKLLIKQAIEAAFEGVKVANVNTVNVKPKAKRVGRYTGFTSKTKKAIVTLTADSKAIELFAAEAE from the coding sequence ATGAATTTGTATGACGTAATTAAAAAACCAGTTATCACTGAAAAATCAATGTATGCTCTTGAAGAAGGTAAGTACACTTTTGAAGTTGATACTCGTGCACACAAACTCCTTATCAAACAAGCTATTGAAGCTGCATTTGAAGGAGTCAAAGTAGCTAACGTGAATACTGTCAATGTTAAACCAAAAGCAAAACGCGTTGGTCGTTACACAGGCTTCACTTCAAAAACAAAAAAAGCTATCGTCACTCTTACAGCTGATTCTAAAGCAATCGAGTTGTTCGCAGCAGAAGCTGAATAA
- a CDS encoding acyltransferase family protein: MRIKWFSFIRVTGLLLVLLYHFFKNSFPGGFIGVDIFFTFSGFLITALLIDEYSKNNKIDLIGFYRRRFYRIVPPLVLMVLLVMPFTFLVKSDFVASIGHQIAATLGFTTNFYEIWTGSSYESQFIPHLFVHTWSLAIEVHFYLLWGLLVWYLGKQENQDKQFRELLFVVSGAFFLISFITMFARAFFVNNFSLIYFSSIAHVFPFFIGSMFATISGIKDTTIRFQKNVRLWPRKYVVGVMAGAFALLLLLTLSLNFNHIITYLFGFVLASLFTAVMIYTARVLNDQTPDVEEPKAVTYIADVSYGVYLFHWPFYIIFTQLMSNWLAVILTTFFSFLFASLSYYVIEPLIAGKTPNLFGLKLDLKPYVKWFALGALALLLVTLGRSMMAPTVGKFETDLLVGGLQQSQSSMNRTHTLAAGDPNALSDISIIGDSVALRSQSAFTKIMPAAQLDAAVSRNFSQAYDILDNRIKSRSLSQTTVLAVGVNSLDNYKSDLQAFIKDLPKGSRLVIVSPYNANNLTQVAEVRNYELTLAKKYSYVTVADWYKEAVANPDIWVGTDGVHYSNTDTKGAELYVTTIKNTVEKAAKLHAK, from the coding sequence ATGAGAATAAAATGGTTTTCTTTTATTAGGGTAACGGGGCTACTTCTTGTTTTACTCTATCACTTCTTTAAGAATAGTTTTCCTGGAGGGTTTATCGGTGTTGATATCTTCTTTACTTTTTCTGGTTTCCTGATTACGGCTCTTTTAATTGATGAATATTCCAAAAATAATAAAATTGATTTAATAGGTTTTTACCGCCGCCGTTTTTATCGAATCGTACCCCCTTTAGTTCTTATGGTTCTTTTGGTAATGCCATTTACTTTTTTAGTTAAATCAGATTTTGTGGCAAGTATTGGTCATCAAATAGCCGCTACTCTTGGATTCACAACTAATTTTTATGAAATTTGGACGGGCAGTAGTTACGAGAGCCAATTTATACCTCATCTTTTTGTTCATACTTGGAGCCTAGCAATTGAAGTTCATTTTTATCTTTTGTGGGGCTTGTTAGTGTGGTACCTAGGAAAGCAAGAAAATCAGGATAAGCAGTTTCGGGAGTTGCTTTTTGTAGTTTCCGGCGCCTTCTTTTTAATTAGTTTTATAACGATGTTTGCCAGAGCATTCTTCGTCAATAACTTTTCATTAATTTATTTTTCAAGTATAGCCCATGTTTTCCCATTCTTTATTGGTTCCATGTTTGCGACGATTTCGGGAATTAAGGATACAACAATTCGTTTCCAAAAAAATGTTCGGCTATGGCCTCGGAAATATGTGGTTGGTGTTATGGCAGGAGCTTTCGCTTTACTCTTACTTTTAACATTATCTTTAAATTTTAACCACATTATCACTTATCTTTTTGGTTTCGTACTGGCTAGTCTTTTTACGGCAGTTATGATTTATACTGCAAGGGTCTTAAATGATCAAACTCCTGATGTTGAGGAACCTAAAGCCGTTACTTATATTGCTGATGTTAGCTATGGTGTCTACCTTTTTCATTGGCCGTTCTATATTATTTTTACGCAGTTGATGTCTAATTGGCTAGCTGTAATCTTGACTACTTTCTTTTCTTTTTTATTTGCCTCTTTATCATATTATGTAATAGAACCATTAATTGCAGGGAAAACGCCAAACCTTTTTGGTTTAAAACTAGATTTGAAGCCGTATGTAAAATGGTTTGCACTAGGAGCGTTAGCATTGTTACTAGTTACTTTAGGACGAAGTATGATGGCACCTACAGTTGGTAAATTTGAAACGGATTTGTTAGTCGGTGGTCTACAGCAGAGTCAAAGTAGTATGAACCGAACGCATACTCTGGCGGCAGGGGATCCAAATGCCTTAAGTGATATCAGTATCATTGGGGACTCTGTTGCTCTAAGGTCACAATCGGCTTTCACTAAAATTATGCCAGCAGCGCAGCTAGATGCTGCTGTTAGTCGTAATTTCTCGCAAGCATATGACATTCTTGATAATCGTATTAAGAGTCGCTCTTTATCCCAAACAACTGTTTTAGCTGTTGGAGTAAATTCTTTAGATAATTACAAATCTGATTTACAAGCTTTTATTAAGGATCTTCCTAAAGGAAGTCGTTTGGTAATTGTCTCTCCATATAATGCCAACAATTTAACGCAAGTGGCTGAAGTTCGTAATTATGAGCTAACTTTAGCTAAGAAGTATTCTTATGTTACCGTTGCTGATTGGTATAAAGAAGCTGTTGCTAATCCAGATATTTGGGTGGGAACGGATGGTGTTCACTATAGTAATACCGACACAAAAGGTGCTGAATTATACGTTACTACAATAAAAAACACAGTAGAAAAAGCAGCTAAATTACATGCAAAATAA
- the ruvB gene encoding Holliday junction branch migration DNA helicase RuvB, which translates to MTRILDNDTMGDEELVERTLRPQFLREYIGQDKVKNQLNIFIEAAKMRDESLDHVLLFGPPGLGKTTMAFVIANELGVNLKQTSGPAIEKSGDLVAILNDLEPGDVLFIDEIHRIPMAVEEVLYSAMEDFYIDIMIGAGDTSRSVHLELPPFTLIGATTRAGMLSNPLRARFGITGHMEYYQVDDLTEIIERTSDIFDMEIVQEAAHELARRSRGTPRIANRLLKRVRDYAQIMGNGIITKDITDKALEMLDVDHEGLDYVDQKILRTMIEMYNGGPVGLGTLSVNIAEERDTVEDMYEPYLIQKGFIVRTRTGRVATQKAYQHLHYPYNEK; encoded by the coding sequence ATGACTAGAATTTTGGATAATGATACGATGGGTGATGAGGAGCTTGTTGAACGCACTTTGCGCCCACAATTTTTAAGAGAATATATTGGACAAGATAAAGTAAAAAATCAACTTAATATTTTTATTGAAGCTGCGAAGATGCGCGATGAGTCTTTAGATCATGTTTTGCTCTTTGGTCCTCCAGGTTTAGGAAAAACGACTATGGCATTTGTTATTGCTAATGAGCTAGGGGTTAATCTTAAGCAAACGTCGGGACCAGCTATTGAAAAATCTGGTGATTTGGTAGCTATTTTGAATGATTTAGAGCCGGGGGATGTTTTGTTTATTGATGAGATACATCGAATTCCGATGGCTGTTGAAGAAGTACTTTATAGTGCCATGGAAGATTTTTATATTGATATTATGATTGGCGCCGGAGATACCAGTCGAAGTGTCCATCTAGAATTACCGCCGTTTACTTTGATTGGGGCAACGACACGTGCAGGAATGTTGTCAAATCCATTAAGAGCACGTTTTGGTATTACTGGCCATATGGAATATTATCAAGTTGATGATTTGACTGAAATTATAGAACGGACCTCAGATATTTTTGATATGGAAATTGTTCAAGAAGCAGCGCATGAGCTTGCTCGACGTAGTCGAGGGACACCCCGTATTGCTAATAGACTTTTGAAACGTGTTAGAGATTATGCACAAATTATGGGAAATGGGATTATTACCAAAGATATTACTGATAAAGCTTTAGAAATGTTGGATGTTGATCACGAAGGTTTAGATTATGTTGATCAAAAAATTCTACGTACCATGATTGAGATGTATAATGGTGGACCAGTTGGATTGGGGACTTTGTCTGTTAATATTGCTGAAGAACGGGATACAGTAGAGGATATGTACGAGCCCTATCTCATTCAAAAAGGTTTCATTGTGCGGACACGTACGGGGCGAGTAGCAACACAAAAAGCCTATCAACACCTACATTATCCTTACAACGAAAAATAG
- the thrC gene encoding threonine synthase, whose amino-acid sequence MGLIYQSTRDTNNRVSASQAILNGLASDGGLFTPLEMPKLDLNFDKLKDATYQEVAKLVMSAFFDDFTEEELDYCIVAAYDQKFDTTEIAPLVTLKDYHNLELFHGSTIAFKDMALSILPHLLTIAAKKEGVSNKVVILTATSGDTGKAAMAGFADVPGTEIIVFYPKNGVSKIQELQMITQKGGNVHVVAIDGNFDDAQTDVKRMFNDSLLAKKLLAKGMQLSSANSMNIGRLIPQVVYYVYAYAQMVKKHSIADGDLINIVVPTGNFGNILAAYYAKEIGVPIAKLICASNENNVLTDFFATRVYDKKREFKVTSSPSMDILVSSNLERLIFHLLGNDAGKTKALMDDLVTNGQYRLEAVEQEILTIFEAGFATEAETETEIKTIFEANGYVIDPHTAVASAVYRRYHQETGDINPTVLASTASPYKFPKVVVESINGQALADDFEAVKQLEVISKVAIPDAVKALNQAPILHKKLVETKDMQGAVENYLGV is encoded by the coding sequence ATGGGATTAATTTATCAATCAACTCGTGACACTAATAATCGTGTAAGCGCTAGCCAGGCTATTCTTAACGGACTTGCCAGTGATGGAGGCTTGTTTACACCATTAGAAATGCCAAAGCTTGACTTGAATTTTGACAAACTAAAGGATGCAACTTATCAAGAAGTAGCAAAGCTAGTTATGTCAGCCTTTTTTGATGATTTTACAGAAGAAGAGCTAGATTACTGCATTGTTGCAGCTTATGATCAAAAGTTTGACACTACTGAAATAGCCCCTCTTGTGACTCTTAAAGATTATCACAATTTGGAATTGTTTCATGGTTCAACCATTGCATTTAAAGACATGGCCTTGTCAATTTTGCCACACTTATTAACAATAGCTGCCAAAAAGGAGGGGGTCTCAAACAAAGTTGTGATTCTAACTGCAACTTCTGGAGATACAGGTAAGGCAGCGATGGCTGGCTTTGCGGATGTCCCTGGAACGGAGATTATTGTTTTCTATCCTAAAAATGGTGTCAGTAAGATTCAAGAATTACAGATGATAACCCAAAAAGGTGGAAATGTCCATGTGGTGGCAATTGATGGTAATTTTGATGATGCCCAGACAGATGTTAAACGTATGTTTAATGACTCTCTTTTGGCTAAGAAATTATTGGCAAAAGGTATGCAACTATCTTCAGCGAACTCCATGAATATTGGGCGTTTAATTCCTCAGGTGGTTTACTATGTGTATGCCTATGCGCAAATGGTGAAAAAGCACAGCATTGCAGATGGTGATTTGATTAATATTGTGGTTCCAACTGGTAACTTTGGCAATATCTTAGCAGCTTATTATGCTAAAGAAATAGGGGTACCGATAGCTAAGTTGATTTGTGCCTCAAATGAAAATAACGTTTTGACAGATTTTTTTGCGACCCGAGTTTATGATAAGAAACGGGAGTTTAAGGTAACAAGTAGTCCATCAATGGATATTTTGGTATCATCTAATTTGGAACGTTTGATTTTTCATCTGCTAGGTAATGATGCTGGGAAAACGAAGGCTTTGATGGACGACTTAGTAACTAATGGTCAATATCGCTTAGAAGCTGTTGAACAGGAAATCTTAACTATTTTTGAAGCAGGATTTGCAACAGAAGCTGAAACCGAAACTGAAATTAAGACTATTTTTGAAGCTAATGGCTACGTTATTGATCCTCACACGGCGGTTGCTTCAGCAGTTTATCGACGCTACCATCAAGAGACTGGAGATATTAATCCGACAGTTCTGGCGTCTACAGCCAGTCCGTACAAGTTTCCAAAAGTAGTAGTCGAATCTATTAATGGTCAAGCTTTAGCGGATGATTTTGAAGCTGTAAAACAATTAGAAGTGATATCTAAAGTTGCTATTCCAGATGCGGTGAAAGCTCTTAATCAAGCACCTATTTTACATAAGAAACTGGTTGAAACTAAGGACATGCAAGGTGCGGTTGAGAATTATTTAGGAGTCTAA
- the adhE gene encoding bifunctional acetaldehyde-CoA/alcohol dehydrogenase, whose protein sequence is MVETKLSPEQKVEEAQKHVDELVQKGLVALNEFRKLNQEQVDYIVAKASVAALDAHGILAMHAFEETGRGVFEDKATKNLFACEHVVNNMRHTKTVGIIEEDDTTGLTLIAEPVGVICGVTPTTNPTSTAIFKSLIALKTRNPIVFGFHPSAQESSAHAAQIVRDAAIAAGAPENCIQWITKPSMEATGALMNHDGIATILATGGNAMVRAAYSCGKPALGVGAGNVPAYVEKSANIRQAAHDIVMSKSFDNGMVCASEQAVIIDKEIYDDFVEEFKSYKTYFVNKKEKALLEEFCFGVKANSKDCAGAKLNADIVGKPAAWIAEQAGFKVPEGTNILAAECSEVGVKEPLTREKLSPVIAVLRSDSTEDGLKKARQMVEFNGLGHSAAIHTKHEELAKRFGTEMKAMRIIWNSPSTFGGIGDVYNAFIPSLTLGCGSYGRNSVGDNVSAINLLNIKKVGRRRNNMQWFKVPSKTYFERDSIQYLQKARDVERVMIVTDHAMVELGFLNKIIEQLDLRRNKVVYQIFADVEPDPDISTVQKGTELMRTFKPDTIIALGGGSPMDAAKVMWLFYEQPEVDFRDLVQKFMDIRKRAFKFPELGKKTKFIAIPTTSGTGSEVTPFAVISDKQNNRKYPIADYSLTPTIAIVDPALVLTVPGFIAADTGMDVLTHATEAYVSQLANDFTDGLALQAIKIVFENLERSVKEADFDSREKMHNASTMAGMAFANAFLGMSHSMAHKIGGVHHTIHGRTNAILLPYVVRYNGTRPAKTSTWPKYNYWKADEKYQDIARMLGLPCATPEEAVASYAQAIYDLGERVGIKMNFKDQGIDEKEWMDSLNEIALLAYEDQCSPANPRLPLVADMKEIMADAYYGYGERPGRLK, encoded by the coding sequence ATGGTTGAAACAAAATTATCACCTGAACAAAAGGTTGAAGAGGCACAAAAGCATGTTGATGAGTTGGTTCAAAAAGGGCTTGTTGCTTTAAATGAATTTAGAAAACTTAATCAAGAGCAAGTTGACTATATTGTAGCTAAAGCTTCTGTTGCAGCCCTTGACGCTCACGGAATTCTTGCAATGCACGCTTTCGAAGAAACTGGTCGAGGTGTTTTTGAGGATAAAGCAACTAAAAACTTGTTTGCTTGTGAGCATGTTGTTAATAATATGCGTCATACAAAAACAGTTGGAATTATTGAAGAAGATGATACTACTGGTTTAACCTTAATTGCTGAGCCGGTAGGGGTTATCTGTGGGGTTACTCCAACAACAAATCCAACTTCAACAGCAATCTTTAAATCACTGATTGCTTTGAAAACTCGTAATCCAATTGTCTTTGGATTCCATCCATCTGCCCAAGAGTCTTCAGCTCACGCAGCACAAATCGTCCGTGATGCAGCTATTGCAGCGGGTGCTCCTGAAAACTGTATCCAGTGGATTACAAAACCATCTATGGAAGCTACTGGTGCTTTGATGAATCATGATGGTATTGCAACAATACTTGCAACTGGTGGTAATGCTATGGTCCGTGCAGCCTACTCATGTGGAAAACCTGCACTTGGCGTAGGAGCTGGTAACGTTCCTGCTTATGTGGAAAAATCAGCGAATATTCGTCAGGCCGCACATGATATTGTTATGTCTAAATCATTTGATAATGGTATGGTATGTGCTTCTGAACAAGCTGTTATCATTGATAAAGAAATTTATGATGACTTTGTTGAAGAATTTAAATCATATAAAACTTATTTTGTTAATAAAAAAGAAAAAGCCCTTCTTGAAGAATTCTGTTTTGGTGTTAAAGCAAATAGCAAAGATTGTGCTGGAGCTAAATTGAATGCTGATATCGTAGGTAAACCAGCAGCTTGGATTGCTGAACAAGCAGGTTTTAAAGTTCCAGAAGGAACAAATATTTTAGCAGCTGAATGTTCAGAAGTTGGTGTTAAAGAACCTTTAACTCGTGAAAAACTTTCTCCTGTTATTGCTGTGCTTAGGTCTGATTCAACTGAAGATGGTCTCAAAAAAGCTCGTCAAATGGTTGAATTCAACGGGCTTGGTCACTCAGCTGCAATCCATACTAAACATGAAGAACTTGCTAAGCGTTTTGGAACAGAAATGAAAGCAATGCGTATCATTTGGAATTCACCTTCAACATTTGGTGGTATTGGTGACGTTTATAATGCATTTATCCCATCATTGACCTTAGGATGTGGCTCATATGGACGTAACTCAGTAGGTGATAATGTTAGTGCTATCAACCTCTTAAATATCAAAAAAGTAGGAAGACGTAGAAATAATATGCAATGGTTTAAAGTTCCTTCAAAAACATACTTCGAACGTGATTCTATTCAATATTTACAAAAAGCACGCGATGTTGAACGTGTTATGATTGTAACGGACCATGCAATGGTTGAGCTTGGTTTCTTAAATAAAATTATTGAACAGCTTGATCTTCGTCGGAATAAAGTTGTTTACCAAATTTTTGCAGATGTTGAACCTGATCCAGATATCTCAACTGTTCAAAAAGGTACTGAATTAATGCGCACCTTTAAACCTGATACGATTATTGCACTTGGTGGTGGATCACCAATGGATGCCGCTAAGGTAATGTGGTTGTTCTACGAGCAACCAGAAGTCGATTTCCGTGATCTGGTTCAAAAATTCATGGATATCCGTAAACGCGCCTTTAAATTCCCTGAACTTGGTAAGAAAACAAAATTCATTGCTATTCCAACAACTTCAGGTACTGGTTCAGAAGTAACACCATTTGCCGTTATCTCTGATAAGCAAAATAACCGTAAATACCCTATTGCTGATTACTCATTAACACCAACTATTGCTATTGTTGACCCAGCATTAGTACTAACAGTTCCTGGATTTATTGCTGCAGATACTGGTATGGATGTCTTGACGCATGCAACAGAAGCTTATGTATCACAACTGGCAAATGACTTTACAGATGGTCTTGCACTTCAAGCTATTAAAATTGTCTTTGAAAATCTAGAACGCTCTGTTAAAGAGGCTGACTTTGACTCTCGTGAAAAAATGCATAATGCTTCAACGATGGCGGGTATGGCTTTTGCAAATGCATTCCTAGGCATGAGCCACTCAATGGCGCATAAAATTGGTGGAGTACACCATACTATCCACGGTCGTACCAATGCCATCCTTCTTCCATATGTTGTTCGTTACAATGGTACTCGTCCAGCTAAAACGTCAACTTGGCCAAAATACAACTATTGGAAAGCAGATGAAAAATATCAAGATATTGCTCGTATGTTAGGTTTACCATGTGCAACTCCGGAAGAGGCAGTAGCATCTTATGCTCAGGCTATTTATGACTTAGGTGAACGTGTTGGTATTAAGATGAACTTCAAAGATCAAGGTATTGATGAAAAAGAGTGGATGGACAGTTTAAATGAAATTGCACTTCTTGCTTATGAAGATCAATGTTCACCAGCAAATCCACGCTTACCATTAGTGGCTGATATGAAAGAAATTATGGCTGATGCTTACTATGGCTATGGTGAAAGACCTGGTCGTCTCAAATAA